A genomic stretch from Pirellulaceae bacterium includes:
- the glpQ gene encoding glycerophosphodiester phosphodiesterase → MLQLIRVLLFVGTIMQPLSAARPTVIAHRGASGYLPEHTLAAVAAAHAMNADFIEQDLVLTSDLHPIVLHDIYLDTVSDVRSKFPDRARNDGRFYAIDFTLAEIKTLRIGERIDHRTGRPAFPNRFPTENKPFTIPTFEEELQIIHGLNQTRHRTIGVYPEIKYPKWHRDQGKDISPIVLNSLARFGYTDANAPVYLQCFEQAELMRIRNELGCKLKIVQLMGKDKPGEQTYSKMLTDEGLHRVASYAQGIGPELKQVISGRRTDGKPQITSLVADAHRHQLLVHPYTFRVDQLPDYVDDWPTLIDWFVEAQIDGLFTDFPDRVRVIVGPSQ, encoded by the coding sequence ATGCTTCAACTCATTCGAGTTCTGTTGTTCGTTGGCACGATCATGCAACCTCTGTCGGCAGCCCGCCCCACGGTGATCGCACATCGCGGCGCATCGGGCTATCTGCCAGAACACACTTTGGCCGCAGTCGCCGCCGCCCATGCGATGAATGCCGATTTCATCGAACAGGATCTGGTGCTGACAAGTGATCTTCATCCCATTGTGCTGCATGACATTTATCTCGATACCGTGAGTGATGTCCGCAGTAAGTTTCCGGATCGCGCCAGGAACGATGGTCGGTTTTATGCCATTGACTTCACCCTGGCTGAAATCAAAACACTGAGAATTGGTGAACGGATTGATCACCGCACGGGTCGACCGGCCTTCCCCAATCGATTCCCCACCGAGAACAAACCATTTACCATTCCCACCTTCGAAGAAGAACTCCAGATCATCCACGGGTTAAATCAAACACGTCACCGGACAATCGGCGTCTATCCCGAAATTAAATATCCAAAATGGCATCGCGATCAAGGCAAAGACATCAGTCCCATTGTGCTAAACAGCCTGGCACGATTCGGATACACCGATGCCAACGCACCCGTCTACTTGCAGTGTTTCGAGCAAGCTGAACTCATGCGAATTCGAAACGAATTAGGCTGCAAACTGAAAATTGTGCAATTGATGGGCAAGGATAAACCGGGGGAACAAACGTATTCAAAAATGCTGACTGACGAGGGTCTGCACCGGGTGGCCAGTTACGCACAGGGCATTGGCCCCGAATTGAAACAAGTGATTTCAGGGCGACGAACCGATGGAAAACCTCAGATCACTTCCCTTGTCGCTGACGCACACCGCCATCAACTACTTGTTCACCCTTACACGTTCCGGGTGGACCAGTTGCCCGACTATGTCGATGACTGGCCGACGTTAATCGACTGGTTTGTTGAGGCGCAAATTGACGGATTGTTCACCGACTTTCCCGACCGGGTCAGAGTGATCGTCGGACCATCGCAATAA